The genomic stretch ACGCGTGCGGGATCGGGAGCGCTATCCTGGGCGGGTTACACAATCCGATCCCTGCCACGGACGTCCGCCGTCCGGCGTTTCCCGACCCATTCCCGGAGCCACGCTATGTCCGTCCGAATCCGTATCTACGGCCAGGAGGCCGTGTTCAGCCAGGGGCACTGGGCCTGCCCGGACGAGAGTCTGCAGGCCATGCTCGAGGCCCTGGCCGACCCGCGTGCCCTGAGCCCCGAGCAGGAGCGTGAGCACGCCCTGTACGCGGCCGGACGCTACGGCGGCCTGATTGCCACGGACTACGGCTGGGAGGCCGCGCCGCATCCGGAAGCGGAGATCAAGCTGGAGGATTTCCAGCCCCGGCGGGAACCCAGGAAGCCGGGGGGCGGGCTGCTCGGCGGCCTCTTCCGCCGCAAGGGCTGAATGTGGCCGCAGCGGATTCCGGTTAGACGTCTGCGCTTGACCCCCTGCGGCGCAGCCTCTACCCTGCGTGACATGAACGCCCGCATGACCACCATTACCCCGTGAGGGCGGTGTCGTGACGGCAACCGCCCCGCCAGACGTGCGGGGCGGTTTTTCTTTGGAGGAGCGTATGCGCGTAGCGATCGTGGGAGCAACCGGAGCGGTGGGACACGAACTTCTGAAGGTGCTGGAGGGCAGCAGCCTGCGCTTTGACGAGCTGCTGCTGTTCGCCAGCCCACGCAGCGCGGGCAGCACGCTGATGTTCAGGAATCAGCCGCTGACCGTGCAGGCCACGCCGGACGGCGCCATCGACGCCGACGTGATCCTGGCGTCGGCGGGCGGCAGCATCAGCAAGGCCCTGGCTCCGGCCTGGGTGGCGGGCGGCGCGGTCGTGATCGACAACTCCAGCGCCTTCCGCTACGACCCCGAGGTGCCCCTGGTCGTGCCCGAGGTCAACGGGGACGCCGCCCTGACCCACCGGGGCATCATCGCCAACCCGAACTGCACCACCGCCATCGCCGTGGTGGCCGTGGCCCCGATTCACCGGCAGTACGGCGTGAAGCGCATGATCGTGAGCACCTACCAGGCGACCAGCGGCGCGGGGGCCAAGGGCATGGACGAGCTGCTGGAGCAGACGCGGGTGGAACTGGACGGCGGGCAGGCGCAGGCCAGCGTCTTCGCGCACCCCATCCCCTTCAACGTGATCCCGCACATCGACGCCTTCCAGGACAACGGCTACACCAAGGAGGAGATGAAAGTCGCGTGGGAGACCCGCAAGATCATCGGGGACGACAGCCTCCAGATCTCGTGTACCGCCGTGCGGATTCCCACCCTGCGCACGCACAGCGAGGCGATCACGCTGGAGCTGGAACGCCCCGCCAACCCGCAGGCCGTGCGTGACCTGCTGGCCGCGTCGGCCGGGGTGGAGGTGCGCGACGACCCGGCCGGGAAGCTGTACCCCATGCCCCTGACCGCCAGCGGCAAGTACGACGTGGAGGTGGGCCGCATCCGCGAGTCGCTGGTCTTCCCCGGCGGCATCGACCTGTTCGTGTCGGGCGACCAGCTCCTGAAGGGGGCCGCGCTGAACGCCGTGCAGATCGCGGAATACCTCCAGCAGAAGGGAGCGCTGAAGGCCAGACAGCGGGCCTGATCACATCCAGACGTCCCAGATGAGGCCTCCCACGTGGAGGCCGTCTTCATGATGGTTGGCGCAAGGGTCGTGCACAGAACATGAACAGAACCCTGGCATGTTGAACATCAAGACAGCGCCGCCCACCCCTCACGCCCGCCCTGCCAGCGGGCGGTGCCGGATGTCCCATGGCCCCCCGCCACGCTGTCGCCCGGCCGCCCCCCACCCCCGGAGGACTGACCATGACCGAGTACAAACAGGATCTGTTCCGCTACGTCGCCGAGGAATTTGCCGAGGACTACCGCGAGGGCGAGCTGCAACGCCGCGAGTTCCTGCGACGCATGACCCTGCTGGGTGGCGGCGTGGTCGGGGCCCGCACCCTGATCGCGTCGCTGGGCATCGCGGGCGTTAGCGCGGCCGAGCTTGCCCAGGCACAGACGGCCCCGCCCCAGCCGGACAAGGCCAGCGGCGCGGGCATGGTCGATCCACGCGACCCGGCCATCACGGTCGGCCCGGTCACGTATGGGGCGCGGGGCTTCACGCATCTGGCCTACGTGGCGCGGCCGGTCGGAATTGCCCCCGCGCCGGGTGTGCTGGTCATCCACGAGAACCGGGGGCTGCAGCCGCACATCCAGGACATCGCGCGGCGGCTCGCCAAGGCCGGCTACATCGCTATGGCTCCGGATCTGGTGTCGCAGATCGGCGGCACCGCGCAGTACATCGACACCGCGCAGATCAGCTCCTATCTGGCCCAGACGCCCGGCGACGAGCACGTGGCGAACCTGAAGGAGGCCGTGGCCGTGCTCCAGAAACAGCCGGGCGTGCAGGGCATCGGCGCGGTTGGCTTCTGCTTCGGCGGCGGGCTCACATGGCGGCTGGCGACGGCGGTACCCGAGCTGAAAGCGGCCGTGCCCTTCTATGGCCCCGCGCCCGACACGGCGGCAGTGCCGAACATCAGGGCGGCCGTGCTGGGCATCTATGGCGGCACCGACACGCGCATCAACGCGGGCATCCCGCAGCTGGAGGCGGCCCTGAAGGCAGCGGGCACCCGCTACGGCATCAAGATCTACGACGGAGCCGGACACGCCTTCAACAACGACACCGGCCAGAACTACGTGAAGGCCGCTGCCGACGACGCCTGGGCCCAGACCCTGGCGTGGTTCGGCCAGTACCTGCGGGCCTGAGCGGCACCGGAGGGGGTGGGTGAGGCCAGTGAACTGGCCTGCCCGCCCCCTCTGCCATTGCGCTTACGGGCTTTGCCTGACCACAAGGTAGCCTGAACCGTCCCGCTCCACGCCGGAGCCGGGGCGCCCCCGGAGGTTTCCCATGACGCAGATCGTTCTGACCACCCAGTCCCGCACCACCGTCCTTTCTGGAGGCCAGACCGAGTCATGCCCGACACCCATCCGGGGCCGACGCCCCATGTAAACCCGACTGTCCCCACCCTTCCCGAGTCCGACGCCGCCCGTGCCCGACGCTGGCGACGGACGTTCCTGTCGTACTACCGCCCGTACCGGCGCGTCCTGCTGCTCGACCTCGCGTGTGCGTTTCTCGTGGCGGGGATCGCTGTCGCGTTCCCGCTGGTGGTGCGCTTCATCACCGGCGAGGTGCTGGGCGGCCCGGCGCCCATCGACCCCGGCCCGATCTACGCGGCGGGCGGGCTCATGCTGGCGCTGCTGGCCGCGCAGGTCGCCGCCGACACCTTCGTGGACTACCAGGGCCACATGATGGGCACGTGGATCGAGCGCGACATGCGCCGCGACCTGTTCGACCACTACCAGCGCCTGCCGCACGCCTTCTACGACACCCAGCGCACCGGCCAGCTGATGTCCCGCCTGACCGGCGACCTGGAGGACATCAGCGAACTCGCGCACCACGGCCCGGAAGACCTGCTGATCGCCGCCGTGAAGTTCAGCGGCACCTTCGCCGTACTGATCCACGTGAACCCGGCCCTGACGTGGGTGGTGTTCGCGCTGCTGCCCGTCATGGCCGTGTACGCGCTGTATTTCCACCGCCGCCTGACCGCCGCGTACCTGGCGAGCCGCGTGTCGATGGGCGACGTGAATGCCCAGGTCGAGGACTCCCTGGCTGGGATCCGCGTGGTACAGGCCTTTGCCCGCGAGAACGCCGAGGCCCGCAAGTTCGCCCACCAGAACGCGCGCTTCGTGGCCACGCGCCGGGGTGTCTACCGCAACGAGGCGTGGTTCCACCAGGGCGTGCAGACCTTCACCGGCCTGCTGACCGTCATCGTGGTGGTGCTGGGGGGCGTGCTGATCGCCGGACAGCGCCTGACCGTGGCGGATCTGATCACCTACCTGCTGCTGGTCGGCGTGCTGGTCGATCCGGTGCAGCGCTTCGTGAACTTCGCCCGCGTGACGCAGGCGGGCCTGCCCGGCTTCACGCGCTTCATGCAGATCATGGATCTCGTTCCGGCCATCCGTGACGCGCCGGAC from Deinococcus sp. AB2017081 encodes the following:
- a CDS encoding aspartate-semialdehyde dehydrogenase, whose translation is MRVAIVGATGAVGHELLKVLEGSSLRFDELLLFASPRSAGSTLMFRNQPLTVQATPDGAIDADVILASAGGSISKALAPAWVAGGAVVIDNSSAFRYDPEVPLVVPEVNGDAALTHRGIIANPNCTTAIAVVAVAPIHRQYGVKRMIVSTYQATSGAGAKGMDELLEQTRVELDGGQAQASVFAHPIPFNVIPHIDAFQDNGYTKEEMKVAWETRKIIGDDSLQISCTAVRIPTLRTHSEAITLELERPANPQAVRDLLAASAGVEVRDDPAGKLYPMPLTASGKYDVEVGRIRESLVFPGGIDLFVSGDQLLKGAALNAVQIAEYLQQKGALKARQRA
- a CDS encoding dienelactone hydrolase family protein; translated protein: MTEYKQDLFRYVAEEFAEDYREGELQRREFLRRMTLLGGGVVGARTLIASLGIAGVSAAELAQAQTAPPQPDKASGAGMVDPRDPAITVGPVTYGARGFTHLAYVARPVGIAPAPGVLVIHENRGLQPHIQDIARRLAKAGYIAMAPDLVSQIGGTAQYIDTAQISSYLAQTPGDEHVANLKEAVAVLQKQPGVQGIGAVGFCFGGGLTWRLATAVPELKAAVPFYGPAPDTAAVPNIRAAVLGIYGGTDTRINAGIPQLEAALKAAGTRYGIKIYDGAGHAFNNDTGQNYVKAAADDAWAQTLAWFGQYLRA
- a CDS encoding ABC transporter ATP-binding protein; this encodes MPDTHPGPTPHVNPTVPTLPESDAARARRWRRTFLSYYRPYRRVLLLDLACAFLVAGIAVAFPLVVRFITGEVLGGPAPIDPGPIYAAGGLMLALLAAQVAADTFVDYQGHMMGTWIERDMRRDLFDHYQRLPHAFYDTQRTGQLMSRLTGDLEDISELAHHGPEDLLIAAVKFSGTFAVLIHVNPALTWVVFALLPVMAVYALYFHRRLTAAYLASRVSMGDVNAQVEDSLAGIRVVQAFARENAEARKFAHQNARFVATRRGVYRNEAWFHQGVQTFTGLLTVIVVVLGGVLIAGQRLTVADLITYLLLVGVLVDPVQRFVNFARVTQAGLPGFTRFMQIMDLVPAIRDAPDAVPLPDVRGHIELRDVAFAYREDGEHVLRDLNLTIHPGETVALVGPSGAGKSTLCALIPRFYDVTAGQVVIDGHDVRDVTLDSLRRQVGIVPQDVYLFAGSVADNIRYGRPDATDAQVMAAARRAHAHDFITALPDGYNTDVGQRGVKLSGGQKQRLSIARAFLNDPPVLILDEATSALDTHSERAVQAALDDLRGERTVLVIAHRLSTIRSADRIVVLTEDGVAEEGTHAELLARGGVYARLHGAVLAESVQ